From the Bacteroidales bacterium genome, the window GCAAACTCATGGCTGGCGTTTGTGGGAGCAACTCTACAAATATCCGAAAAGGGGCATAGGGATTTATTATTCCACTCTTGGAAATACAGAAGTTCTGGGCCACGCAATTGCTGTATATCCTTATCTTAATTTTTGCCTTACAAAAGGCAATAAAGTTAATTTATATTTTAAAACTGCCATAGGACTGGGATATCTGACAAAAAAATTCAATGCGGATAATAATTATAAAAACATAGCAATTAGCACTCACCTGAATGCTTTTATCCAGTTGAAGTTAACTCTTAATTGGAATATTACTGACCGGCTCGTCATTAATGGAGGTTTTGATATTTCTCATTTTTCTAACGGTGCATTTAAAATACCCAACCTGGGATTGAATATTCTTTCATTAAATATGGGGTTATCCTATAAATTGTCCAGAATAACACCAAACATAATTAAAAGAGAGGTGCCTGCTTATAATAAAAAATGGCAGTATCATGTTTTTGGAAGATTTGGTGTCAATGAATTATATCCTCCTGGGGGCAAAAAGTACCCTGTTTATTGTATGACGGCATATTTTCTAAAACCTTTGGGTATCAAAAGACTGCTAGGTGTCGGATTGGATATTTTCTATAGCGAATCTGTTGTTGATTATTTACGAAGGTCTGGTACCGGGATTAAAAACAAAGTTGAAGCTGTTAAACCAGGTGTCAGCGCTGTTTATGAAATGAATTTTTCACATTTGTCTTTCGTGGTACAGTTTGGTGCCTATCTTTATGCTAAAGATAAAAGCGACGGGTATATTTATGACAGAGTGGCATTACAATATACTTTTAAAAATCATTATATGGTACAACTTGGCATGAAAACTCATTGGCTCAAAGCCGAAGTAGTTGAGTTGAGTGTAGGTTATAAGTTTTAGTTGTAATTTTCTTTTTTTACCAACTCTCCTTTGTCATCCCAAAATTTCCAAACTCCTGTTTTTTTACCGTTTTTATAAGTACCCTGAAAATACTTTTCCCCATTTTCATGATAAACCGTGCGCTCCCCATCATCAATTCCGTCAACAAAATTCCCTTCGCTCCATTTGTTACCATTCTGATGCCAACTGGACCACTTTCCATTTCTTTTCCCCTCTTTGTACCCTCCCTCCATATATTTCTGATGGTTTGAATAATAAAGAGTTTCTTTGATAAGTTTGCGTTCCTTTCCGTTTTCTTTATAATAACGTATAACTTTTGGAGATCCGTCTGGGTAAGTTTCAACAGTTTCTTTAATGATTTCGCTGTCGCAGGCGAATAGTAACAAACATAAAAAATATGAAAAAAACTTTAGTTTCATGTGATGTAATTATTCTTCAGTAATCGTATCAGATTCTTTGTTGTTTACCCATTCCTCATATTCTTTATTAAGCCCGGTTAGTATATCCTTTGTGATATCAAGAGCTGGATTGGCATATAACAACCCGCCGCCGAAAGATTTTTCATAAATA encodes:
- a CDS encoding acyloxyacyl hydrolase translates to MRNFQLEAVVHYGFVASHHKYMQHLTQRHFSAFELNLSEQTHGWRLWEQLYKYPKRGIGIYYSTLGNTEVLGHAIAVYPYLNFCLTKGNKVNLYFKTAIGLGYLTKKFNADNNYKNIAISTHLNAFIQLKLTLNWNITDRLVINGGFDISHFSNGAFKIPNLGLNILSLNMGLSYKLSRITPNIIKREVPAYNKKWQYHVFGRFGVNELYPPGGKKYPVYCMTAYFLKPLGIKRLLGVGLDIFYSESVVDYLRRSGTGIKNKVEAVKPGVSAVYEMNFSHLSFVVQFGAYLYAKDKSDGYIYDRVALQYTFKNHYMVQLGMKTHWLKAEVVELSVGYKF